One segment of Synchiropus splendidus isolate RoL2022-P1 chromosome 4, RoL_Sspl_1.0, whole genome shotgun sequence DNA contains the following:
- the fhod3a gene encoding FH1/FH2 domain-containing protein 3 isoform X1, whose protein sequence is MATFVCRVQFLDDTDPFNSTNFPEPTRPPLYTFREDIPLINQLAGVHRLLKAPHKLDDCALQLSHNGTYLDLESSLAEQRDELEGFQQDDTGCRGKKHSIILRTQLTVRVHACIERLYNSNGRDLRRALFSLKQIFQDDKDLVHEFVMAEGLTCLIKVGAEADQNYQNYILRALGQIMLYVDGMNGVIGHAETIQWLYTLVGSKFRLVVKTALKLLLVFVEYSESNAPLLIQAISSVDTKQSCKPWSNAMEILHEKDGVDTELLVYAMTLINKTLAALPDQDSFYDMVDGLEEQGMETVTQRHLGRKGTDLDLIEQLNIYEMTLRHEDGDDDSQPPPMGRRDRRRASLGGGDKRCGLERRRSRRASLGRSGHASPASPASPRRAGFHPFHSQRIEDLSESEEECEDVFAAPSQETPTITESDWDEQMGDVSVSDQRKPSNPLSIVYRTIVKSVNITSRNETVNDTDETAATTSHSPPPSPKSPAEISSPQSPPAQPSLLASLLARKRSVVIVPATKEVSPPLRGSTCSSSDYVPYKPHSPFHLFSYDLDEQTPDKTSEDSKVTPPRNGGLAAYTSLSTPSTPTMPRPALGGLLSSSYRQHQESLAAERERRRVEREERLQRIEREERNKHSRDFVDKMEEARQAREERYKNVERLAAEEFERDRVKTSRARPDLGPAFEPSDTWPSSSRSSSPCSLASQEDAEADHDAEVVSEATSCAVSETGDADDENVEESEAAVEEEETEVKEKEEDDVRVEEAEEVQKEAEEEGEEEEQEPVKEREEAGEEDSGILSDKERQNEEVNEKDNCSASSISSASSTLEREERASNENGFKEEEVTEPCSKLLNSKLFMLDMLYSQNKKPCDEEEEEEDAEKEQEKDEGGDKETYEEGQRQSVDDQQENSSKVSKIKPIAERFGDLIKDLNSPHPHLDCQASEPPAPPPKKESDTIWDQLLASPRELRIGDINFTDLTDEDDKDILDSVFMGGCGDLPPPPPPPFTFPRLPPPPPILGICPPPPPLTGIMRPPPPCFSSPMPAPPPPEPPLFNKKKKTIRLFWSEIRPADAQYRDYKRSGDSFWSKLDSVKIDTAKLEHLFETKSKEMPVTKKTAADGKRQEIIVLDSKRSNAINIGLTVLPPPRTIKTAILNFDEYALNKEGIEKILTMIPTEEEKQKIQEAQLANPDIPLGSAEQFLLTLSSISELSARLQLWAFKMDYEATEKEVAEPLQDLKEGMEQLEKNKTLGYILSTLLSIGNFLNGTNAKGFELTYLEKVPEVKDTVHKQSLLHHACSVVVENFPQSTDLYSEIGAITRSAKVDFDQLQENLCQMERRCKASWDHLKMIAKHEMKPQLKQKMSDFLKDCAERIIILKIVHRRIINRFHSFLIFLGHPAYGVREISVHRFSKILSEFALEYRTTRDRVLQQKQKRADHRERNKTRGKMIMDVNDPSDDEEEIETGKYASSNSAPSGSQDGEQPRGLGHAEDAAEHEQMKAVLRTSLTGGDKEGGGVPGLRTRTRSRPGRGGRTMPAWTPPVDDAQTCGDDAADEIMERIVRSATQGPGTRTQPRERRRSRANRKSLRRTLKNGLTPEEALALGLTDSPDS, encoded by the exons AAAGGCTGTATAACTCCAATGGACGTGACCTGAGACGGGCACTCTTCTCGCTCAAGCAGATATTTCAG GACGATAAAGATCTGGTCCACGAGTTTGTGATGGCTGAAGGTCTGACATGTCTGATCAAAGTGGGAGCAGAAGCGGACCAGAACTACCAGAACTATATACTGAGAG CTTTGGGCCAGATCATGCTCTACGTGGACGGGATGAATGGTGTCATTGGCCACGCAGAGACGATCCAGTGGCTGTACACACTGGTGGGCTCAAAG TTTCGCCTTGTAGTGAAAACAGcgctgaagctgctgcttgttttcgTTGAGTACTCCGAGTCCAACGCCCCGCTGCTCATCCAGGCCATCAGCAGTGTGGACACAAAGCAAA GTTGCAAGCCGTGGTCCAACGCTATGGAGATCTTACATGAGAAAGACGGGGTGGACACAGAGCTGCTGGTCTATGCAATGACTCTCATAAATAAG ACACTGGCAGCATTACCGGACCAGGACTCCTTCTACGACATGGTGGATGGTCTGGAGGAGCAAGGCATGGAGACTGTGACCCAAAGGCACCTCGGGAGGAAGGGCACTGATCTGGATTTAATCGAACAACTCAACATCTATGAG ATGACCTTGCGACACGAGGACGGTGACGACGACAGCCAGCCACCACCGATGGGACGCAGAGACCGTCGCAGAGCTAGTCTGGGAGGCGGGGACAAGAGATGTGGCCTGGAAAGGAGGCGTAGCCGGAGAGCATCGCTTGGACGGTCCGGCCACGCGTCCCCTGCCAGTCCGGCTTCACCACGGAGAGCTGGATTCCACCCTTTTCACAGTCAGAGAATAGAGGACTTGAGTGAAAG CGAGGAGGAATGTGAGGATGTGTTTGCGGCGCCGTCACAGGAGACTCCAACAATCACTGAGTCTGACTGGGATGAACAGATGGGGGATGTCTCAGTGTCTGATCAGAGGAAGCCCAG CAATCCATTATCCATAGTTTACAGGACAATTGTCAAGTCAGTCAACATCACTTCCAGGAACGAGACAGTAAATGACACAGATGAGACTGCTGCAACCACCAGCCATTCTCCACCACCTTCACCAAAGTCCCCAGCTGAGATCAGCTCCCCTCAGAGCCCCCCGGCCCAACCTTCCCTTCTGGCCTCTTTGTTGGCCAGAAAAAGGTCCGTGGTGATTGTCCCTGCGACGAAGGAGGTCAGCCCCCCCTTGCGTGGAAGtacctgctcctcctcagatTATGTGCCCTACAAACCCCACTCGCCCTTCCACCTTTTCTCCTATGACTTGGATGAGCAGACGCCGGACAAAACCAGTGAGGATTCAAAAGTGACGCCTCCAAG GAATGGTGGTCTGGCAGCCTACACGTCCCTCAGCACTCCTTCCACGCCCACTATGCCCAG ACCAGCACTAGGaggtctcctctcctcctcatacCGACAGCATCAGGAATCATTGGCAGCTGAGCGAGAGCGCCGTCgtgtggagagagaggagaggctACAGAGGAtcgagagagaggagagaaacaaGCACAG CCGCGACTTTGTGGATAAGATGGAAGAGGCTCGGCAGGCGCGGGAAGAGAG GTATAAAAACGTGGAGCGTCTGGCTGCTGAGGAGTTTGAGAGGGACCGTGTGAAAACATCCAGGGCTCGCCCCGACCTTGGCCCGGCCTTTGAGCCGTCAGACACCTGGCCTTCATCGTCCCGGAGCAGCTCTCCCTGCTCCCTGGCCTCACAGGAAGACGCAGAAGCTGACCATGATGCTGAAGTCGTCTCTGAAGCCACCTCATGCGCCGTGTCTGAGACTG GAGATGCTGATGACGAGAACGTAGAGGAGAGTGAAGCTGCtgttgaagaggaggagacggaagtaaaggagaaagaggaggacgACGTGAGGGTAgaagaggcggaggaagtgcagaaggaagcagaagaggaaggtgaagaggaggagcaggagccggtgaaggagagagaggaggctgGGGAGGAGGACAGTGGCATTCTCAGTGACAAGGAGCGGCAGAATGAGGAGGTGAATGAGAAGGACAACTGCTCGGCCTCCAGCATCTCCTCCGCCAGCAGCACTTTGGAGAGAGAGGAGCGGGCGAGCAATGAGAATG GCTTCAAGGAAGAAGAGGTGACCGAGCCGTGCAGCAAGCTCCTCAACAGTAAGCTCTTCATGCTGGACATGCTGTATTCCCAGAACAAGAAGCcctgtgatgaggaggaggaagaggaggatgcagagaaggagcaggagaaggatgagggGGGGGACAAAGAGACCTATGAGGAGGGGCAGAGGCAGTCGGTGGACGACCAGCAGGAGAACAGCAGCAAAGTCAGCAAGATCAAGCCCATTGCTGAGCGGTTTGGAGACTTGATCAAAGACCTCAACTCGCCCCACCCTCACTTGGACTGCCAGGCGAGCGAGCCCCCCGCCCCGCCACCCAAGAAAGAATCAGACACTATTTGGGACCAGCTCCTGGCTAGTCCTCGGGAGCTGCGCATCGGTGATATCAACTTCACCGACTTGACGGATGAAGACGACAAAGACATTTTAGACTCCGTATTCATGGGAGGCTGTGGTGACCTCCCGCCCCCTCCGCCGCCTCCCTTCACCTTCCCACGCTTACCCCCTCCCCCACCCATTCTTGGAAtatgtcctcctcctcctcctttgacTGGGATTATgaggcctcctcctccctgttTTAGCTCTCCTATGccagcacctcctcctccagagccTCCTCTCttcaataagaagaagaagaccatcAGGCTTTTCTGGAGTGAG ATACGACCGGCAGATGCACAGTACCGGGACTACAAGAGGAGTGGGGACTCATTCTGGTCCAAACTGGACTCAGTCAAGATTGATACAGCAAAACTGGAGCACCTGTTCGAGACCAAGTCCAAGGAAATGCCAGTGACAAAG AAAACTGCGGCTGACGGCAAGCGGCAGGAGATTATCGTCCTGGATTCCAAGAGGAGCAACGCAATAAACATCGGACTCACGGTGCTGCCACCTCCTCGGACCATCAAGACGGCCATTCTCAACTTCGATGAGTATGCACTCAACAAGGAAGGAATCGAG AAAATCCTGACGATGATTCCcacggaggaggagaagcagaagatCCAGGAGGCGCAGCTAGCCAACCCTGACATCCCGCTGGGCTCAGCAGAGCAGTTCCTCCTCACGCTCTCTTCCATCAGTGAGCTGTCAGCCAGACTTCAACTCTGGGCCTTCAAGATGGACTATGAGGCGACGGAGAAG GAAGTCGCCGAGCCACTGCAGGATTTGAAAGAAGGtatggagcagctggagaaaaacaaaactctggGTTACATTCTGTCCACACTGCTGTCAATTGGGAACTTCCTTAATGGAACGAAT GCCAAAGGCTTTGAACTGACATATTTGGAGAAGGTTCCAGAGGTCAAAGACACTGTGCACAAGCAGTCTCTGCTTCATCACGCCTGCTCTGTGGTGGTGGAGAACTTCCCGCAGAGCACCGACCTTTACTCTGAGATCGGGGCCATCACTCGCTCTGCAAAG GTGGACTTTGACCAGCTTCAGGAGAACTTGTGTCAAATGGAGAGgcgctgcaaagcatcatgggaccATCTGAAAATGATCGCCAAGCATGAGATGAAGCCTCAGCTGAAGCAGAAGATGTCAGACTTCCTGAAGGACTGTGCAGAGAGGATCATCATCCTCAAGATTGTCCACCGCAGGATCATTAACAG GTTCCACTCCTTCCTCATCTTCCTGGGACACCCGGCCTACGGCGTCCGAGAAATCAGCGTCCACCGCTTCAGTAAGATTCTCAGTGAGTTTGCTCTGGAGTACCGGACCACCCGAGACCGAGTActgcaacagaaacaaaagcGGGCCGACCACCGGGAACGCAACAAGACCAGAGGAAAGATGATCATGGATGTAAACGATCCA tctgatgatgaagaggaaattgAG ACTGGCAAATATGCTTCCAGCAACAGCGCCCCTAGTGGCAGTCAGGATGGCGAGCAGCCTCGGGGTCTGGGGCATGCTGAGGACGCAGCGGAGCACGAGCAGATGAAAGCGGTGCTGAGGACCAGCTTGACTGGTGGAGACAAGGAGGGTGGCGGTGTCCCAGGACTGCGGACACGAACTCGATCTCGACCAGGACGAGGAG GGCGGACCATGCCAGCATGGACTCCACCTGTGGACGACGCTCAGACCTGCGGCGACGATGCTGCCGACGAGATTATGGAGCGAATCGTCCGTTCGGCCACGCAGGGTCCTGGAACCAGAACTCAGCCCAGAGAGAGGAGACGATCCAGGGCCAACCGCAAATCAT TGAGACGGACGCTGAAGAACGGTCTGACCCCTGAGGAGGCTCTGGCTTTAGGTCTGACTGACTCCCCAGATTCGTAG
- the fhod3a gene encoding FH1/FH2 domain-containing protein 3 isoform X2 has product MATFVCRVQFLDDTDPFNSTNFPEPTRPPLYTFREDIPLINQLAGVHRLLKAPHKLDDCALQLSHNGTYLDLESSLAEQRDELEGFQQDDTGCRGKKHSIILRTQLTVRVHACIERLYNSNGRDLRRALFSLKQIFQDDKDLVHEFVMAEGLTCLIKVGAEADQNYQNYILRALGQIMLYVDGMNGVIGHAETIQWLYTLVGSKFRLVVKTALKLLLVFVEYSESNAPLLIQAISSVDTKQSCKPWSNAMEILHEKDGVDTELLVYAMTLINKTLAALPDQDSFYDMVDGLEEQGMETVTQRHLGRKGTDLDLIEQLNIYEMTLRHEDGDDDSQPPPMGRRDRRRASLGGGDKRCGLERRRSRRASLGRSGHASPASPASPRRAGFHPFHSQRIEDLSESEEECEDVFAAPSQETPTITESDWDEQMGDVSVSDQRKPSNPLSIVYRTIVKSVNITSRNETVNDTDETAATTSHSPPPSPKSPAEISSPQSPPAQPSLLASLLARKRSVVIVPATKEVSPPLRGSTCSSSDYVPYKPHSPFHLFSYDLDEQTPDKTSEDSKVTPPRNGGLAAYTSLSTPSTPTMPRPALGGLLSSSYRQHQESLAAERERRRVEREERLQRIEREERNKHSRDFVDKMEEARQAREERYKNVERLAAEEFERDRVKTSRARPDLGPAFEPSDTWPSSSRSSSPCSLASQEDAEADHDAEVVSEATSCAVSETGDADDENVEESEAAVEEEETEVKEKEEDDVRVEEAEEVQKEAEEEGEEEEQEPVKEREEAGEEDSGILSDKERQNEEVNEKDNCSASSISSASSTLEREERASNENGFKEEEVTEPCSKLLNSKLFMLDMLYSQNKKPCDEEEEEEDAEKEQEKDEGGDKETYEEGQRQSVDDQQENSSKVSKIKPIAERFGDLIKDLNSPHPHLDCQASEPPAPPPKKESDTIWDQLLASPRELRIGDINFTDLTDEDDKDILDSVFMGGCGDLPPPPPPPFTFPRLPPPPPILGICPPPPPLTGIMRPPPPCFSSPMPAPPPPEPPLFNKKKKTIRLFWSEIRPADAQYRDYKRSGDSFWSKLDSVKIDTAKLEHLFETKSKEMPVTKKTAADGKRQEIIVLDSKRSNAINIGLTVLPPPRTIKTAILNFDEYALNKEGIEKILTMIPTEEEKQKIQEAQLANPDIPLGSAEQFLLTLSSISELSARLQLWAFKMDYEATEKEVAEPLQDLKEGMEQLEKNKTLGYILSTLLSIGNFLNGTNAKGFELTYLEKVPEVKDTVHKQSLLHHACSVVVENFPQSTDLYSEIGAITRSAKVDFDQLQENLCQMERRCKASWDHLKMIAKHEMKPQLKQKMSDFLKDCAERIIILKIVHRRIINRFHSFLIFLGHPAYGVREISVHRFSKILSEFALEYRTTRDRVLQQKQKRADHRERNKTRGKMIMDVNDPTGKYASSNSAPSGSQDGEQPRGLGHAEDAAEHEQMKAVLRTSLTGGDKEGGGVPGLRTRTRSRPGRGGRTMPAWTPPVDDAQTCGDDAADEIMERIVRSATQGPGTRTQPRERRRSRANRKSLRRTLKNGLTPEEALALGLTDSPDS; this is encoded by the exons AAAGGCTGTATAACTCCAATGGACGTGACCTGAGACGGGCACTCTTCTCGCTCAAGCAGATATTTCAG GACGATAAAGATCTGGTCCACGAGTTTGTGATGGCTGAAGGTCTGACATGTCTGATCAAAGTGGGAGCAGAAGCGGACCAGAACTACCAGAACTATATACTGAGAG CTTTGGGCCAGATCATGCTCTACGTGGACGGGATGAATGGTGTCATTGGCCACGCAGAGACGATCCAGTGGCTGTACACACTGGTGGGCTCAAAG TTTCGCCTTGTAGTGAAAACAGcgctgaagctgctgcttgttttcgTTGAGTACTCCGAGTCCAACGCCCCGCTGCTCATCCAGGCCATCAGCAGTGTGGACACAAAGCAAA GTTGCAAGCCGTGGTCCAACGCTATGGAGATCTTACATGAGAAAGACGGGGTGGACACAGAGCTGCTGGTCTATGCAATGACTCTCATAAATAAG ACACTGGCAGCATTACCGGACCAGGACTCCTTCTACGACATGGTGGATGGTCTGGAGGAGCAAGGCATGGAGACTGTGACCCAAAGGCACCTCGGGAGGAAGGGCACTGATCTGGATTTAATCGAACAACTCAACATCTATGAG ATGACCTTGCGACACGAGGACGGTGACGACGACAGCCAGCCACCACCGATGGGACGCAGAGACCGTCGCAGAGCTAGTCTGGGAGGCGGGGACAAGAGATGTGGCCTGGAAAGGAGGCGTAGCCGGAGAGCATCGCTTGGACGGTCCGGCCACGCGTCCCCTGCCAGTCCGGCTTCACCACGGAGAGCTGGATTCCACCCTTTTCACAGTCAGAGAATAGAGGACTTGAGTGAAAG CGAGGAGGAATGTGAGGATGTGTTTGCGGCGCCGTCACAGGAGACTCCAACAATCACTGAGTCTGACTGGGATGAACAGATGGGGGATGTCTCAGTGTCTGATCAGAGGAAGCCCAG CAATCCATTATCCATAGTTTACAGGACAATTGTCAAGTCAGTCAACATCACTTCCAGGAACGAGACAGTAAATGACACAGATGAGACTGCTGCAACCACCAGCCATTCTCCACCACCTTCACCAAAGTCCCCAGCTGAGATCAGCTCCCCTCAGAGCCCCCCGGCCCAACCTTCCCTTCTGGCCTCTTTGTTGGCCAGAAAAAGGTCCGTGGTGATTGTCCCTGCGACGAAGGAGGTCAGCCCCCCCTTGCGTGGAAGtacctgctcctcctcagatTATGTGCCCTACAAACCCCACTCGCCCTTCCACCTTTTCTCCTATGACTTGGATGAGCAGACGCCGGACAAAACCAGTGAGGATTCAAAAGTGACGCCTCCAAG GAATGGTGGTCTGGCAGCCTACACGTCCCTCAGCACTCCTTCCACGCCCACTATGCCCAG ACCAGCACTAGGaggtctcctctcctcctcatacCGACAGCATCAGGAATCATTGGCAGCTGAGCGAGAGCGCCGTCgtgtggagagagaggagaggctACAGAGGAtcgagagagaggagagaaacaaGCACAG CCGCGACTTTGTGGATAAGATGGAAGAGGCTCGGCAGGCGCGGGAAGAGAG GTATAAAAACGTGGAGCGTCTGGCTGCTGAGGAGTTTGAGAGGGACCGTGTGAAAACATCCAGGGCTCGCCCCGACCTTGGCCCGGCCTTTGAGCCGTCAGACACCTGGCCTTCATCGTCCCGGAGCAGCTCTCCCTGCTCCCTGGCCTCACAGGAAGACGCAGAAGCTGACCATGATGCTGAAGTCGTCTCTGAAGCCACCTCATGCGCCGTGTCTGAGACTG GAGATGCTGATGACGAGAACGTAGAGGAGAGTGAAGCTGCtgttgaagaggaggagacggaagtaaaggagaaagaggaggacgACGTGAGGGTAgaagaggcggaggaagtgcagaaggaagcagaagaggaaggtgaagaggaggagcaggagccggtgaaggagagagaggaggctgGGGAGGAGGACAGTGGCATTCTCAGTGACAAGGAGCGGCAGAATGAGGAGGTGAATGAGAAGGACAACTGCTCGGCCTCCAGCATCTCCTCCGCCAGCAGCACTTTGGAGAGAGAGGAGCGGGCGAGCAATGAGAATG GCTTCAAGGAAGAAGAGGTGACCGAGCCGTGCAGCAAGCTCCTCAACAGTAAGCTCTTCATGCTGGACATGCTGTATTCCCAGAACAAGAAGCcctgtgatgaggaggaggaagaggaggatgcagagaaggagcaggagaaggatgagggGGGGGACAAAGAGACCTATGAGGAGGGGCAGAGGCAGTCGGTGGACGACCAGCAGGAGAACAGCAGCAAAGTCAGCAAGATCAAGCCCATTGCTGAGCGGTTTGGAGACTTGATCAAAGACCTCAACTCGCCCCACCCTCACTTGGACTGCCAGGCGAGCGAGCCCCCCGCCCCGCCACCCAAGAAAGAATCAGACACTATTTGGGACCAGCTCCTGGCTAGTCCTCGGGAGCTGCGCATCGGTGATATCAACTTCACCGACTTGACGGATGAAGACGACAAAGACATTTTAGACTCCGTATTCATGGGAGGCTGTGGTGACCTCCCGCCCCCTCCGCCGCCTCCCTTCACCTTCCCACGCTTACCCCCTCCCCCACCCATTCTTGGAAtatgtcctcctcctcctcctttgacTGGGATTATgaggcctcctcctccctgttTTAGCTCTCCTATGccagcacctcctcctccagagccTCCTCTCttcaataagaagaagaagaccatcAGGCTTTTCTGGAGTGAG ATACGACCGGCAGATGCACAGTACCGGGACTACAAGAGGAGTGGGGACTCATTCTGGTCCAAACTGGACTCAGTCAAGATTGATACAGCAAAACTGGAGCACCTGTTCGAGACCAAGTCCAAGGAAATGCCAGTGACAAAG AAAACTGCGGCTGACGGCAAGCGGCAGGAGATTATCGTCCTGGATTCCAAGAGGAGCAACGCAATAAACATCGGACTCACGGTGCTGCCACCTCCTCGGACCATCAAGACGGCCATTCTCAACTTCGATGAGTATGCACTCAACAAGGAAGGAATCGAG AAAATCCTGACGATGATTCCcacggaggaggagaagcagaagatCCAGGAGGCGCAGCTAGCCAACCCTGACATCCCGCTGGGCTCAGCAGAGCAGTTCCTCCTCACGCTCTCTTCCATCAGTGAGCTGTCAGCCAGACTTCAACTCTGGGCCTTCAAGATGGACTATGAGGCGACGGAGAAG GAAGTCGCCGAGCCACTGCAGGATTTGAAAGAAGGtatggagcagctggagaaaaacaaaactctggGTTACATTCTGTCCACACTGCTGTCAATTGGGAACTTCCTTAATGGAACGAAT GCCAAAGGCTTTGAACTGACATATTTGGAGAAGGTTCCAGAGGTCAAAGACACTGTGCACAAGCAGTCTCTGCTTCATCACGCCTGCTCTGTGGTGGTGGAGAACTTCCCGCAGAGCACCGACCTTTACTCTGAGATCGGGGCCATCACTCGCTCTGCAAAG GTGGACTTTGACCAGCTTCAGGAGAACTTGTGTCAAATGGAGAGgcgctgcaaagcatcatgggaccATCTGAAAATGATCGCCAAGCATGAGATGAAGCCTCAGCTGAAGCAGAAGATGTCAGACTTCCTGAAGGACTGTGCAGAGAGGATCATCATCCTCAAGATTGTCCACCGCAGGATCATTAACAG GTTCCACTCCTTCCTCATCTTCCTGGGACACCCGGCCTACGGCGTCCGAGAAATCAGCGTCCACCGCTTCAGTAAGATTCTCAGTGAGTTTGCTCTGGAGTACCGGACCACCCGAGACCGAGTActgcaacagaaacaaaagcGGGCCGACCACCGGGAACGCAACAAGACCAGAGGAAAGATGATCATGGATGTAAACGATCCA ACTGGCAAATATGCTTCCAGCAACAGCGCCCCTAGTGGCAGTCAGGATGGCGAGCAGCCTCGGGGTCTGGGGCATGCTGAGGACGCAGCGGAGCACGAGCAGATGAAAGCGGTGCTGAGGACCAGCTTGACTGGTGGAGACAAGGAGGGTGGCGGTGTCCCAGGACTGCGGACACGAACTCGATCTCGACCAGGACGAGGAG GGCGGACCATGCCAGCATGGACTCCACCTGTGGACGACGCTCAGACCTGCGGCGACGATGCTGCCGACGAGATTATGGAGCGAATCGTCCGTTCGGCCACGCAGGGTCCTGGAACCAGAACTCAGCCCAGAGAGAGGAGACGATCCAGGGCCAACCGCAAATCAT TGAGACGGACGCTGAAGAACGGTCTGACCCCTGAGGAGGCTCTGGCTTTAGGTCTGACTGACTCCCCAGATTCGTAG